The following coding sequences are from one Procambarus clarkii isolate CNS0578487 chromosome 86, FALCON_Pclarkii_2.0, whole genome shotgun sequence window:
- the LOC123767762 gene encoding neurogenic differentiation factor 1 produces MIDKEDMDMEALLPGTGQKDKMCTDSNNNHGQRRPTKIAEKYGLRPRTIIRRLQLERARENMPQRMSKTPKNRPPPLSKYRRKTANARERHRMKEINDAFETLRRVLPDFCSRQAAAAMTKITTLKLAVDYIRALSHILEDGHPGDINFFDGLKFADVCEGSPTPQPPSHTYTFPPHIIFAQSTPASTASPGASSTTASAHLRGSISSTSDLSDLLSDDSCVFEDNLDAFDDIPALPEADPFALLLVPDGEALALGS; encoded by the coding sequence atgATCGACAAAGAAGATATGGATATGGAAGCATTATTACCAGGGACTGGCCAGAAGGACAAGATGTGTACCGATAGCAACAACAACCATGGTCAGCGGAGACCCACTAAGATAGCAGAGAAGTATGGTTTACGGCCGCGGACCATCATCAGGAGACTTCAGCTGGAGAGAGCCCGAGAGAATATGCCCCAGAGGATGTCCAAGACGCCCAAGAATAGACCGCCGCCATTGTCTAAGTACAGGAGAAAGACTGCCAATGCCCGCGAGAGACATCGCATGAAGGAAATTAACGATGCCTTTGAAACCCTTCGTCGAGTTTTACCCGACTTCTGCAGTCGCCAAGCAGCGGCGGCCATGACCAAGATCACCACACTCAAACTGGCCGTCGACTACATCAGAGCGCTCTCTCACATCCTGGAAGATGGACATCCCGGTGATATTAATTTCTTCGACGGCCTGAAATTCGCTGATGTCTGTGAGGGAAGCCCCACGCCTCAACCGCCCTCTCATACCTACACCTTCCCGCCTCACATTATATTCGCGCAGTCAACACCTGCCTCTACTGCCTCTCCCGGGGCCTCATCTACTACCGCCTCAGCCCATCTACGGGGCTccatcagcagcaccagtgaCCTAAGTGACCTCCTGTCTGACGACTCCTGCGTCTTCGAGGACAACTTAGACGCCTTCGATGACATTCCTGCGCTGCCCGAAGCTGATCCCTTTGCTCTTCTCCTAGTCCCGGACGGAGAGGCACTGGCGTTGGGATCGTAG